Part of the Virgibacillus necropolis genome, TCAAAGGATCATTACATGTCCTATCATCAGTTTCTTACGCCAGCCATTTCAGAAGATGGTGAGGAGGTTTCTTAACTTATGTATATTTTCATTGTATAGTTGCCATCCTAATTGTAGAAAAGAGGGATTCCTACAATGAAAGATAAATCGAAAAGCATAATTCGTGTACATGATAATTTGAATAAAACCCAAGAAGTTTTATATCAAAAAGAATTTAAACGGGCAAACAGTATCTATCAGCAAAACAGTCAAAAAAGCAGCCGATCATAAAAATCGGTTGCTTTTTTTCGGGAAGTTTCGGATCATCCAATGACACACTCTGAATAACGTTATCCACAGTTTAGCAAGGTAGTGTGGCAATTATTAATGATACTGGTTAATTTTCTTGTTTATACACAATTAATTGTGTATAATTTGAATATCCCCTGTGGATTATGTGGATAACATTAAAGAAAGTTGTTAATAACCTGTTTGTAATGTGTATAAACCTGTGAACTGAATTAAAAACTATGTATGAAGTTAATGAAGCTCTTTTCCCTTGCTTCTCAATCTTATTTTAATCTTGATTACTTAAATTAAAGCTTTCTTCTTACATTCAACCAAAGGAATTATATAACAGTAAAATTGCGAAGTATTTCTTATACCGGCGTTTCGTTAAAACTTATACCCTCCATGGGACAAAAAAGAAAGACTGGTGCCATTAAGGCACCAGCCCTATCCTATTTCACTTTCACAATAGTTATCCTTCTCAAGAACAAAAACGAAAGACAATAAATAACTATCCCAATCACTAACAATTGGTAAAAAAATTCAAGTCCAATAGTAGGTAACAGGTTTACAAAGAAGTCAAAAATCCAACCCTGTGCTACTCCAATAAGTAATACGACAGCTATTGTTCCTGCTACAATGCCTCCACCTGCCAATCCATGCTTAAAAAATAACAATCCGATAATTGACATAAATGCTAGCAGGAAAAACATGATAGAGGTATCAATAATTACCCGATTTACCCAGGTGTCTTGTAAAAGTACTACAGGGTGTAAAAATTTAAATGTGTGAATCCCTGTACTTTCCGTGAACAGTAGCGTAATTGATTGTACTGTATTTGCCAAAACTGCTTTCGCAAATGCTAATCCTAGAAAAAACAGTCCAATACTTACAAATAAATTCTTTCTAGTAGCTCCCATTTTTATCGAAAAAGGAATACTTTCTTTTATGGTCAAAAAACCAAGAATTGCGCAGTAAATATAGACCCCAAAGGGAAAGCCAAAATAAAATTCACCATCTTCAACACTGAGCAAAAAATACGCAAAGGTTAATGAAACCACTAAAATGCTTAGTAGAATTGCCCAAAAAATCATTAATGAATATCGAATATCAGTGATGAAAAAATAAAGTAATCCTTTAATTTGTCTCCCCATTATTAGGCCCCCTTCTTTCTTTCCGTTAAATAAATCATTAACTCCTGAATTGGCACACCTTCAGCTTTTAAACCATGTATTTTGGCCTCATGCATGCTTCCATAAATATATGCTGTCATCATTCCAGCCAGATGCTTCCTCTCAAAAACCTCTTTATCCTTTATGAATTTCTCCACTTCTTCGATAGTACCTGACACCACACACGTATTATCACGTAAAAGTTCCGCTTCTTCCTGTAGAACAACTGATCCTTCTTGCAAAATCAATACTTCTTCAAACAATAAACTCGCTTCATCTATTAAGTGTGTAGAAAAAATGATTGTACGTTTTTCAGCTTCATATTCTTCGAGTAAAAGTTGATAAAACTTTTTCCGTGCGGCAGCATCAAGTCCAATATATGGCTCATCAAAAATAGTAATTGGTGCTTTACTCGCTAGACCTACAATAATTCCTAGCGATGATTCCATTCCTTTTGATAATGTTTTTACTTTTGCCTTTGGACTTAGGTTAAATTCTTTAACAAGCACAGCTGCAAGCTCCTTATCCCATGTAGGGTAGAAATAAGAATAAATTTTAAGTACATTTTTAACGCTTAAATCTTTTTTGAAATTATTTCCTTCTTTAATTAAACAAATTGATTCTGTAAGTTGTTGATTGTCAAATGGATTCTCTCCATCAACCAGAATTTGCCCTTGATTTGCTAGAATGTTGCCCGATAAGATATCCATAAATGTCGTTTTACCCGCGCCGTTTCTGCCTAGTAATCCATAAATCTTTGGCTGTTCTAAGGTAAAGGAAACGTTGTTTAATGCATAGTTTCCCTTATACTTCTTTGATAAATTTTTCACTTCAATTTTCATCAGCATGACCCTCCCTTTTTACCATTTCCATTAAATCGTTTTCATTAATACGCAATTTTTTCGCTTCATTTTTTAATGGGAGCATATAATTTTCATAAAATGTTTTTTGACGTTTTTCAATTAAAATCTCCTTTGCGTTTTCAGTTACAAACATCCCTACACCTCTTCGTTTGAATAAAATATTTTCAGCCACCAGTTCATTGATTCCTTTAGCAGCGGTAGCCGGATTTATTTGATAAAAATTGGCAAATTCATTTGTTGATGGAACTCGTTCTAAAGCCTTAGCATTGCCATTGATAATAGAGTCTTCCATCTGTTCCTTTATCTGAATAAATATGGGTTTATTTTCATCGAGTGTATTTTTCATGTTCAACCCCTCGGTTAATTGGTTAGTTGGTTATGTAACTAACTATATAACTGTATTTAATTTTTGTCAATCATTTTTGAAAATAAAAAACTCATGCATGTTAACATGAGTTTTTAACTAGCAGCATTGCCTATTCCATTTTTAGGGCCCTTTTCAGTCCAGATGTAGTATTCTGTTCCGTTTGTGGTAATCGAGATGTTTCCAAATACTGCTGTAGAAAAAATAAAGGCATTCACTTGATAAAGATTTTGAATGACGCGTCCAACTGGATGGCCATAATCATTTTTCTTACTATAGGTTAAAATAGCAACCTCTGGCCTAACCTCTTCTAAAAAGCCAATGGAAGTACTGGTTTTACTACCATGGTGTGCGACTTTTAAAATCTCTGCCTGCAAGTCCTCTGTTTGGATTAATTCTTTTTCTTGTTCCTTTTTAATATCACCCATGAAAAGAAAATCCATTTTTTTATACGTTACTTTCAATGCAATAGATGATTCATTGTTGCTTCGAAAAGGCTCATACGTATTTAAGACCTTAATTTTTATCGAGGGGTCAAGTTTTATAAGCTGATTTTTTTCAGCAATTTCAACTGGAATATTTTGTTTTGCTATTTCACTTATATATTTACGGTATGTTTTTGTCGTATAAAGCTTTCCAGAATCAAGAACTTTTTTAACCTTAGTGGATTTCATCACCTTTGTAAGCCCTCCAATATGATCAATATCTGGATGCGTAACAATAAGTAGATCTATTTTTGTGACTTGCTGCTTTTTTAGGTATTCCACTATATCATCGCCAGATTCAGGTGTCCCGCCATCAATTAATATTGTTTTATTTTCTGGGGTTTCTAATAAAATGCTGTCCCCTTGCCCGACATCTATGAAATGCACTTCCATATTTGACTGTTGTTCCGCATGAATGGCATCACCTGGTTGAATAACATGGATGAACATAAGTAGTACAACTAAATACCATTTGAACTTTTTCATGAACAACATCCTCGTTATCAAATATTTTCTTTTTATTTTTCACCGATATTTATCAATTATGAGTGACATTTACAATTTATTTTTTCATTTTGTGCTTTTATTAGAAAAACTCGGTATTCGCCTCGTCCTTAATAGCAAATGGCGAAGTTTTTCTTATACCGGCGTTTACTTAAAACTAATATATTTTCCTAACGTGCAAAAAAAAAGCTGCTAGCCACTTAATTATGGCTAACAACTTTTTCAAAATTTCTATGCTTTTTTAACAACCAGTTGATCTTCTACCAGATCGACGTGAATTTTTTCTATTGATTCTTCTTCAAGTAATAAATCGGTTAACTGGTCTTCTATTTTGTCTTGAATTACACGACGAAGTGGACGTGCACCAAACCGCTTATCATAGCCTAATCGTACTAATTCACGTTTTGCAGATTCAGTAATTTCAATCGAAAGTTGACTTTCTTCTAAAGTTTGCTCAAGGTCAACAATCATTAAATCAACGATCTTTAATAAATGATCTTCAGACAACTCATTGAACGTAATGATGGAATCAAAACGATTTAAGAATTCTGGTTTAAAGTAAGCACTTAGATTCTCTAACGTAGATACAGCATCATGTTCAGCTTTATTAAAACCAACATGGATTTGCTTATCTCCAGTGCCAGCGTTACTTGTCATGATAATTACGGTTTCTTTAAAGCTTACAGTACGACCATGTGAATCAGTTAAATGACCATCCTCCATAATTTGCAGGAACATATTTTGTACATCTGGGTGCGCCTTTTCAATTTCATCCAATAGTAGGATGGAATATGGATTCAGGCGTACCTTTTCTGTTAACTGTCCTGCTTCCTCATGACCTACATAACCTGGAGGCGAACCAATAATTTTAGACACGGCGTGTTTTTCCATATATTCACTCATATCTAGACGAATCAGTGAATCCCGTGAACCGAATAATTCATTTGCTAATGCTTTTGTTAATTCCGTTTTACCCACACCTGTTGGTCCTACGAATAAGAATGAACCAATTGGACGATATTTTGATTTTAGGCCTGCGCGGCTTCGACGAATCGCTTTAGCAATTTTTTCAACCGCTTGTTCTTGACCTATTACATTTTCACTTAAGTTACTTGCAATATTCCTCATTTTCTCTTGCTCATCTTTTTGTAGTTTGGTAACAGGAATTCCTGTTTTCTCTTCCACAATTAATAAGATGTCTTCTATTCCGACTTCTGTTACTTGTGATTCATTTTTTGCTTTTTCTAATTGCTTTTGCAATTGAATTTCTTGATAACGTAAATTCGCTGCTTGTTCGTAATTTTCTTCGTCAGCAGCTTTTTCTTTTGCTTCAACAATTTCGCCCAAGCGCTGGTGAAGTACATCTGTATCTTTTTCCGTGTTTGCAAGGTTTAAACGTGAGCCAACTTCATCCATTAAGTCAATTGCTTTATCCGGTAAAAATCGATCTTGGATATATCGTTTGGATAATGTTACAAAAGAACGAATTGCTTCATCTGAATAACTCACTTCATGAAATGTTTCGTAACGATCTTTGATACCGTTTAAAATTTGAATTGCTTCTTCTGCAGATGGTTCTTTCACTATAATTGGTTGGAAACGACGTTCTAATGCAGCGTCTTTTTCAATGTTGCGATATTCTTTTAACGTTGTAGCACCAATTAGTTGTAATTCACCACGAGCTAGTGCCGGCTTTAAAATATTTCCGGCATCCATTTGTGAGCTTTCGGCTGTTCCGGCCCCAACTAATAAATGAATTTCATCTATAAATAGGATGACATCTTTTCTTGTTTGTAACTCTTCAACGAGTTGTTTCATACGTTCTTCAAATTGTCCGCGCATGCTAGTATTTGCTACTAGTGATGCCACATCCAATAAATATATTTCTTTGTTCATTAGCTTAGTTGGAACATTTCCTTCAGCTATTTTCAACGCTAACCCTTCTGCAATTGCAGTTTTACCTACACCAGGTTCACCAATTAGAACTGGGTTATTTTTATTACGACGATTTAATGTCTCAACTACTCGTTTTACTTCGTTATCTCGTCCAATTATTGGATCAATTAATCCTGCATGAGCTGCATGTGATAAATTCTTCCCTAGATTATCTAATAATCCATTTCCTTGCTTTTGACCAGTTTTCATTCCAACATTTGAAGAGCCATTCCCTTGAGCAAACTTTTCTTTAAATGCATCTTGTTGATTTTGATTAAATCCTGATCCTGAAAAGAATCCATTTGATTTCATTAACTTCCCTTGTACCTCTTCTAAACATTGATTACATAAGTGCATTTTTACTTTTTCATTATTTAATTGCATCATTACATTTATATCAGCTGGACGAACTCCACAGTGTTGACAGTTCATTTTGCGATTCCTCCTTAAAAAAACATAAGGTCGTTTGACTTTGACTATATTTGACCTTTGACTTCATTATACTCTGACCAATTTTGACTTTCAAGTGTTTTGATCAAATTTTTGTAAGAAAAGCGGAGGCGACTGTTCAGTGGTGTACAAATAGATAGGACTGTGAAAAGTACGTCGAACTTTACGTACATTTCATCAGGACTAACTATTTGCTAACCGCTAGGAGCCGAAGCTGGATCAAGAAAGGCGGAGCAGGCTTGCTCAGCGGCGAAATGCGTAAGCAAGGGACCGTAGAGCACTGGGCTTGTGCTCGGAGTGTCAATTGCTTACGTCACGAGCCGCTAGCCCGCGCAGCTGGATCAAAAAAAGCGGAGGCGACTGTTCAGCGGTGTACAATAGATAGGAGGCGATCTAGGTCAAGAAAACAGAGACAGTTTTCGAAAAAATAAAGGGTAAAGCCATATACAACAGCTTTACCCTTTACTCATCACTTTTAATTAGTTTGTTTTTCTTTTTGACGTAATTC contains:
- a CDS encoding YfhE family protein, which encodes MKDKSKSIIRVHDNLNKTQEVLYQKEFKRANSIYQQNSQKSSRS
- a CDS encoding ABC transporter ATP-binding protein, translating into MKIEVKNLSKKYKGNYALNNVSFTLEQPKIYGLLGRNGAGKTTFMDILSGNILANQGQILVDGENPFDNQQLTESICLIKEGNNFKKDLSVKNVLKIYSYFYPTWDKELAAVLVKEFNLSPKAKVKTLSKGMESSLGIIVGLASKAPITIFDEPYIGLDAAARKKFYQLLLEEYEAEKRTIIFSTHLIDEASLLFEEVLILQEGSVVLQEEAELLRDNTCVVSGTIEEVEKFIKDKEVFERKHLAGMMTAYIYGSMHEAKIHGLKAEGVPIQELMIYLTERKKGA
- a CDS encoding GntR family transcriptional regulator; the encoded protein is MKNTLDENKPIFIQIKEQMEDSIINGNAKALERVPSTNEFANFYQINPATAAKGINELVAENILFKRRGVGMFVTENAKEILIEKRQKTFYENYMLPLKNEAKKLRINENDLMEMVKREGHADEN
- a CDS encoding ComEC/Rec2 family competence protein, coding for MKKFKWYLVVLLMFIHVIQPGDAIHAEQQSNMEVHFIDVGQGDSILLETPENKTILIDGGTPESGDDIVEYLKKQQVTKIDLLIVTHPDIDHIGGLTKVMKSTKVKKVLDSGKLYTTKTYRKYISEIAKQNIPVEIAEKNQLIKLDPSIKIKVLNTYEPFRSNNESSIALKVTYKKMDFLFMGDIKKEQEKELIQTEDLQAEILKVAHHGSKTSTSIGFLEEVRPEVAILTYSKKNDYGHPVGRVIQNLYQVNAFIFSTAVFGNISITTNGTEYYIWTEKGPKNGIGNAAS
- a CDS encoding ATP-dependent Clp protease ATP-binding subunit produces the protein MNCQHCGVRPADINVMMQLNNEKVKMHLCNQCLEEVQGKLMKSNGFFSGSGFNQNQQDAFKEKFAQGNGSSNVGMKTGQKQGNGLLDNLGKNLSHAAHAGLIDPIIGRDNEVKRVVETLNRRNKNNPVLIGEPGVGKTAIAEGLALKIAEGNVPTKLMNKEIYLLDVASLVANTSMRGQFEERMKQLVEELQTRKDVILFIDEIHLLVGAGTAESSQMDAGNILKPALARGELQLIGATTLKEYRNIEKDAALERRFQPIIVKEPSAEEAIQILNGIKDRYETFHEVSYSDEAIRSFVTLSKRYIQDRFLPDKAIDLMDEVGSRLNLANTEKDTDVLHQRLGEIVEAKEKAADEENYEQAANLRYQEIQLQKQLEKAKNESQVTEVGIEDILLIVEEKTGIPVTKLQKDEQEKMRNIASNLSENVIGQEQAVEKIAKAIRRSRAGLKSKYRPIGSFLFVGPTGVGKTELTKALANELFGSRDSLIRLDMSEYMEKHAVSKIIGSPPGYVGHEEAGQLTEKVRLNPYSILLLDEIEKAHPDVQNMFLQIMEDGHLTDSHGRTVSFKETVIIMTSNAGTGDKQIHVGFNKAEHDAVSTLENLSAYFKPEFLNRFDSIITFNELSEDHLLKIVDLMIVDLEQTLEESQLSIEITESAKRELVRLGYDKRFGARPLRRVIQDKIEDQLTDLLLEEESIEKIHVDLVEDQLVVKKA